A window of the Acipenser ruthenus chromosome 30, fAciRut3.2 maternal haplotype, whole genome shotgun sequence genome harbors these coding sequences:
- the LOC117433938 gene encoding calcium/calmodulin-dependent protein kinase type 1D-like isoform X1 — protein MLLPSKEFPVKPQDKMGRKEGEDSRSWKKMTDNIQDTFEFLEMLGSGAFSEVFLVKERKTGMQVALKCIKKMPNMHDANLENEIAVLRKIKHENVVALEDFYESQTHYYLAMQLVSGGELFDRILERGVYTEKDASLVLRQVLSAVGYLHRNGIVHRDLKPENLLYYSPDENSKIMISDFGLSKMEDNGIMSTACGTPGYVAPEVLAQKPYSKAVDCWSIGVITYILLCGYPPFYEDTESRLFSKIMEARYEFDSPFWDDISESAKDFIRNMMHKNPEERYSCEKALRHPWISGKTARSQDIYYSVSMNIQKNFARLKWRQAFNAATAVNRMKKLHLNTVTEGSQQASTQVPVIRVTEVPPQDSPERSLSAEQNLGKNGYIAVPANQCEMKSHYHPLRIHCEPPDSLRVENGSSLSDPTNFNSAVINHAVTPTLNITVRRLKDNSGQLQTGVCSIM, from the exons ATGTTACTCCCTAGCAAAG AATTCCCTGTGAAGCCTCAGGACAAGATGGGTCGCAAAGAAGGAGAGGACAGCCGGTCCTGGAAGAAAATGACGGATAACATCCAGGACACCTTTGAGTTCTTGGAGATGCTCGGATC gggggcGTTCTCAGAGGTCTTCCTGGTCAAGGAAAGGAAGACCGGGATGCAAGTCGCTCTGAAGTGCATAAAGAAAATGCCGAACATGCACGACGCCAACCTAGAAAACGAGATCGCTGTCCTCAGAAA AATCAAACACGAGAATGTTGTGGCCCTGGAGGATTTCTACGAGAGTCAAACCCATTACTACCTCGCCATGCAGCT GGTGTCGGGAGGAGAGCTGTTTGACCGGATCCTGGAACGCGGTGTTTACACGGAGAAGGACGCCAGCCTGGTGCTTCGGCAGGTCCTGAGCGCGGTTGGATACCTGCACAGGAATGGCATTGTGCACCGGGACCTCAAG ccCGAGAACCTGCTGTACTACAGTCCGGACGAGAACTCCAAAATCATGATCAGCGACTTCGGGCTGTCCAAGATGGAGGACAACGGCATCATGTCCACGGCCTGCGGGACACCGGGATACGTAG CCCCTGAGGTCCTGGCTCAGAAACCCTACAGCAAGGCTGTTGACTGCTGGTCGATTGGAGTCATCACATACATCCT GCTGTGTGGATACCCTCCCTTCTATGAAGACACAGAGTCGAGACTGTTTTCCAAGATCATGGAGGCGCGCTACGAGTTTGACTCCCCCTTCTGGGATGACATCTCTGAGTCGG CTAAGGATTTCATTCGCAACATGATGCACAAGAACCCTGAGGAGCGTTACAGCTGTGAGAAAGCTCTGAGACACCCctg GATTTCTGGCAAGACGGCTCGCAGCCAAGACATCTACTACTCCGTCAGCATGAATATCCAAAAGAACTTCGCCAGGTTGAAGTGgaga caagccTTCAATGCTGCCACTGCAGTGAACCGCATGAAGAAGCTACACCTGAACACAGTCACAGAGGGGAGCCAACAGGCCAGCACACAGGTTCCTGTGATCCGGGTCACTGAAGTTCCCCCGCAGGACTCTCCCGAGAGGAGCCTCAGCGCTGAGCAGAACCTGGGGAAGAACGGCTACATCGCTGTGCCGGCCAACCAGTGTGAAATGAAGAGCCACTACCACCCCCTCCGCATCCACTGTGAGCCGCCAGACTCCCTGCGCGTTGAGAACGGGAGCTCACTATCGGATCCCACCAACTTCAACAGCGCTGTCATTAACCA TGCTGTGACCCCGACGTTGAACATCACAGTGAGGAGGCTGAAAGATAACAGCGGCCAGCTTCAGACTGGAGTCTGCTCCATCATGTGA
- the LOC117433938 gene encoding calcium/calmodulin-dependent protein kinase type 1D-like isoform X2 — translation MTTDSEFPVKPQDKMGRKEGEDSRSWKKMTDNIQDTFEFLEMLGSGAFSEVFLVKERKTGMQVALKCIKKMPNMHDANLENEIAVLRKIKHENVVALEDFYESQTHYYLAMQLVSGGELFDRILERGVYTEKDASLVLRQVLSAVGYLHRNGIVHRDLKPENLLYYSPDENSKIMISDFGLSKMEDNGIMSTACGTPGYVAPEVLAQKPYSKAVDCWSIGVITYILLCGYPPFYEDTESRLFSKIMEARYEFDSPFWDDISESAKDFIRNMMHKNPEERYSCEKALRHPWISGKTARSQDIYYSVSMNIQKNFARLKWRQAFNAATAVNRMKKLHLNTVTEGSQQASTQVPVIRVTEVPPQDSPERSLSAEQNLGKNGYIAVPANQCEMKSHYHPLRIHCEPPDSLRVENGSSLSDPTNFNSAVINHAVTPTLNITVRRLKDNSGQLQTGVCSIM, via the exons ATGACAACAGATAGCG AATTCCCTGTGAAGCCTCAGGACAAGATGGGTCGCAAAGAAGGAGAGGACAGCCGGTCCTGGAAGAAAATGACGGATAACATCCAGGACACCTTTGAGTTCTTGGAGATGCTCGGATC gggggcGTTCTCAGAGGTCTTCCTGGTCAAGGAAAGGAAGACCGGGATGCAAGTCGCTCTGAAGTGCATAAAGAAAATGCCGAACATGCACGACGCCAACCTAGAAAACGAGATCGCTGTCCTCAGAAA AATCAAACACGAGAATGTTGTGGCCCTGGAGGATTTCTACGAGAGTCAAACCCATTACTACCTCGCCATGCAGCT GGTGTCGGGAGGAGAGCTGTTTGACCGGATCCTGGAACGCGGTGTTTACACGGAGAAGGACGCCAGCCTGGTGCTTCGGCAGGTCCTGAGCGCGGTTGGATACCTGCACAGGAATGGCATTGTGCACCGGGACCTCAAG ccCGAGAACCTGCTGTACTACAGTCCGGACGAGAACTCCAAAATCATGATCAGCGACTTCGGGCTGTCCAAGATGGAGGACAACGGCATCATGTCCACGGCCTGCGGGACACCGGGATACGTAG CCCCTGAGGTCCTGGCTCAGAAACCCTACAGCAAGGCTGTTGACTGCTGGTCGATTGGAGTCATCACATACATCCT GCTGTGTGGATACCCTCCCTTCTATGAAGACACAGAGTCGAGACTGTTTTCCAAGATCATGGAGGCGCGCTACGAGTTTGACTCCCCCTTCTGGGATGACATCTCTGAGTCGG CTAAGGATTTCATTCGCAACATGATGCACAAGAACCCTGAGGAGCGTTACAGCTGTGAGAAAGCTCTGAGACACCCctg GATTTCTGGCAAGACGGCTCGCAGCCAAGACATCTACTACTCCGTCAGCATGAATATCCAAAAGAACTTCGCCAGGTTGAAGTGgaga caagccTTCAATGCTGCCACTGCAGTGAACCGCATGAAGAAGCTACACCTGAACACAGTCACAGAGGGGAGCCAACAGGCCAGCACACAGGTTCCTGTGATCCGGGTCACTGAAGTTCCCCCGCAGGACTCTCCCGAGAGGAGCCTCAGCGCTGAGCAGAACCTGGGGAAGAACGGCTACATCGCTGTGCCGGCCAACCAGTGTGAAATGAAGAGCCACTACCACCCCCTCCGCATCCACTGTGAGCCGCCAGACTCCCTGCGCGTTGAGAACGGGAGCTCACTATCGGATCCCACCAACTTCAACAGCGCTGTCATTAACCA TGCTGTGACCCCGACGTTGAACATCACAGTGAGGAGGCTGAAAGATAACAGCGGCCAGCTTCAGACTGGAGTCTGCTCCATCATGTGA
- the LOC117433938 gene encoding calcium/calmodulin-dependent protein kinase type 1D-like isoform X3, translating to MGRKEGEDSRSWKKMTDNIQDTFEFLEMLGSGAFSEVFLVKERKTGMQVALKCIKKMPNMHDANLENEIAVLRKIKHENVVALEDFYESQTHYYLAMQLVSGGELFDRILERGVYTEKDASLVLRQVLSAVGYLHRNGIVHRDLKPENLLYYSPDENSKIMISDFGLSKMEDNGIMSTACGTPGYVAPEVLAQKPYSKAVDCWSIGVITYILLCGYPPFYEDTESRLFSKIMEARYEFDSPFWDDISESAKDFIRNMMHKNPEERYSCEKALRHPWISGKTARSQDIYYSVSMNIQKNFARLKWRQAFNAATAVNRMKKLHLNTVTEGSQQASTQVPVIRVTEVPPQDSPERSLSAEQNLGKNGYIAVPANQCEMKSHYHPLRIHCEPPDSLRVENGSSLSDPTNFNSAVINHAVTPTLNITVRRLKDNSGQLQTGVCSIM from the exons ATGGGTCGCAAAGAAGGAGAGGACAGCCGGTCCTGGAAGAAAATGACGGATAACATCCAGGACACCTTTGAGTTCTTGGAGATGCTCGGATC gggggcGTTCTCAGAGGTCTTCCTGGTCAAGGAAAGGAAGACCGGGATGCAAGTCGCTCTGAAGTGCATAAAGAAAATGCCGAACATGCACGACGCCAACCTAGAAAACGAGATCGCTGTCCTCAGAAA AATCAAACACGAGAATGTTGTGGCCCTGGAGGATTTCTACGAGAGTCAAACCCATTACTACCTCGCCATGCAGCT GGTGTCGGGAGGAGAGCTGTTTGACCGGATCCTGGAACGCGGTGTTTACACGGAGAAGGACGCCAGCCTGGTGCTTCGGCAGGTCCTGAGCGCGGTTGGATACCTGCACAGGAATGGCATTGTGCACCGGGACCTCAAG ccCGAGAACCTGCTGTACTACAGTCCGGACGAGAACTCCAAAATCATGATCAGCGACTTCGGGCTGTCCAAGATGGAGGACAACGGCATCATGTCCACGGCCTGCGGGACACCGGGATACGTAG CCCCTGAGGTCCTGGCTCAGAAACCCTACAGCAAGGCTGTTGACTGCTGGTCGATTGGAGTCATCACATACATCCT GCTGTGTGGATACCCTCCCTTCTATGAAGACACAGAGTCGAGACTGTTTTCCAAGATCATGGAGGCGCGCTACGAGTTTGACTCCCCCTTCTGGGATGACATCTCTGAGTCGG CTAAGGATTTCATTCGCAACATGATGCACAAGAACCCTGAGGAGCGTTACAGCTGTGAGAAAGCTCTGAGACACCCctg GATTTCTGGCAAGACGGCTCGCAGCCAAGACATCTACTACTCCGTCAGCATGAATATCCAAAAGAACTTCGCCAGGTTGAAGTGgaga caagccTTCAATGCTGCCACTGCAGTGAACCGCATGAAGAAGCTACACCTGAACACAGTCACAGAGGGGAGCCAACAGGCCAGCACACAGGTTCCTGTGATCCGGGTCACTGAAGTTCCCCCGCAGGACTCTCCCGAGAGGAGCCTCAGCGCTGAGCAGAACCTGGGGAAGAACGGCTACATCGCTGTGCCGGCCAACCAGTGTGAAATGAAGAGCCACTACCACCCCCTCCGCATCCACTGTGAGCCGCCAGACTCCCTGCGCGTTGAGAACGGGAGCTCACTATCGGATCCCACCAACTTCAACAGCGCTGTCATTAACCA TGCTGTGACCCCGACGTTGAACATCACAGTGAGGAGGCTGAAAGATAACAGCGGCCAGCTTCAGACTGGAGTCTGCTCCATCATGTGA
- the LOC117966023 gene encoding laminin subunit beta-3-like translates to MLILLLLLALSSLALAQTDCSQGACYPETGDLLIGRANRLRASSTCGLAGPEVFCTPLGQWQMKCCPCDSRTDSSRNSHRIENAFSQAGPLRWWQSQKGVEDVIVQLDLDGKFQLSDLILDFKGPRPEAMVIERSTDFGKTWKPFQYMASDCHASFPHISTSAPQSLQDPHCQTLPPTDSRLYLDQRVQFNLLEPLSSVDVSDCYKINNGADFTNLRVQFTKLPRLPRRGSSRVPDAFYALKEIQVQGSCFCNGHANRCVPSANELDRPEVFSTCACQHNTAGQNCERCAELYNDQPWRPAEEGDSYQCKKCDCNNHSDRCHFDPAVFEGSGGVSGGVCDDCKHQTTGQHCEQCRPRYYRNPLRDISQPDACLRCDCSSEGSEGLCEQSGGRCICKAHVEGPRCDRCRAGFYGLSAADPQGCKECPCSLTGSRGDRACDPQSGRCFCLPNVIGQRCEMCAPDHWNFRSGRGCESCNCDPRNSYNQNCDQQSGQCQCRPGFGGRTCSRTSECPDNTYGDLRTRCTPCDCDVSGTARGGCDKTTGECICRIGVTGRRCDRCQRGHCNQYPACKQCHPCFQSLDSELQRTSSLQSVLSTQAKAVLGGFGAENWGPNIVDMETTLGQIRRILESPLPSESALRDASARLQSMRQTVRAIDPNQALPDRSPVLNREIADLVSILERLSNQYSTKKTQLENVAIANPDGAYSTIRTAFQQSGEAVRNAAGSQGLTDQAAKTRGEAERLEGRVQEDNRLALERLDNQLGTRPNLTPTAGKVCGSTRSTPCTPRQCDGALCPGPGAPPCGDRGDCRGALPLGNKAWRDAEKSESRLAELNAQIRHTAQQIKDTEQAANGVRINTDRLANQLSQARTELERDVQETRAFISRVRDFLSDPKTDPAVIQQVSEQVLSMKLPGSLGEVKGKVDQMKAIAATLPDISKVLDRTRAEIDSAKQLLQEAEEARDRAAAVEEKVFGVVDDLGSAQTLLGEAGVKVKDTGRIVEDIKSKIPQIQGKLALAESSVEGVGAQLGVIKPQIAVLKELLDQNARLAGQTDRVASQAHTEATSAGQDLATLEQQYALLKEKLGDSAGGAGVPEERLGKLQEQAGRLVQDTADMLRRIAGKESSLLLAAEELEQKVLKLDGLEEKVAEIRANIQKAVHLHSNCL, encoded by the exons ATGTTGATTTTACTCCTGCTTCTCG CTCTGTCGAGTCTGGCCCTGGCTCAGACAGACTGCTCCCAGGGAGCCTGTTACCCAGAAACCGGGGACCTGCTCATTGGGAGAGCCAATCGGCTGCGAGCGTCCTCCACCTGCGGCCTGGCTGGCCCGGAGGTCTTCTGCACCCCCCTCGGACAG TGGCAGATGAAGTGCTGCCCATGTGATTCTAGAACAGATTCCAGCCGGAACTCCCACCGGATCGAGAACGCCTTCTCTCAGGCAGGACCCCTGAGGTGGTGGCAGTCGCAGAAAG GTGTGGAAGATGTCATCGTGCAGTTGGACCTCGATGGGAAATTCCAGCTGAGTGACCTGATCCTAGATTTCAAG GGCCCCCGTCCCGAGGCGATGGTGATCGAGCGCTCCACGGATTTCGGAAAGACCTGGAAGCCATTCCAGTACATGGCCTCGGACTGCCACGCCTCGTTCCCTCACATCAGCACCTCCGCGCCCCAGAGCCTGCAGGACCCCCACTGTCAGACCCTGCCCCCCACGGACAGCCGACTCTACCTGGACCAGagg GTGCAATTCAACCTCTTGGAGCCTCTTTCCAGTGTTGATGTCTCTGACTGCTACAAGATCAACA acgGAGCTGACTTCACTAACCTGCGTGTGCAGTTCACCAAGCTGCCACGCCTCCCTCGCCGTGGCAGTTCCCGTGTGCCCGACGCCTTCTACGCCCTGAAGGAGATCCAGGTTCAAGGCAGCTGCTTCTGCAACGGGCACGCCAACCGCTGCGTCCCCAGTGCCAACGAACTGGACCGTCCAGAG GTGTTCAGTACCTGCGCCTGTCAGCACAACACGGCCGGACAGAACTGTGAGCGCTGTGCTGAGCTGTACAATGACCAGCCCTGGAGGCCAGCGGAGGAGGGCGACTCATACCAGTGCAAGA AGTGCGACTGTAACAACCACTCCGATCGCTGCCACTTCGACCCGGCTGTGTTCGAGGGGAGCGGGGGGGTGAGCGGGGGTGTGTGTGACGACTGCAAGCACCAGACCACCGGCCAGCACTGCGAGCAGTGCAGACCACGCTACTATCGCAACCCACTGAGAGACATCAGCCAGCCAGACGCCTGCCTCA GGTGTGATTGCAGCTCCGAGGGGTCGGAGGGTCTCTGCGAGCAGTCGGGGGGGCGCTGTATCTGCAAGGCCCACGTGGAGGGTCCGCGCTGCGACCGCTGCAGGGCTGGGTTCTACGGACTGAGCGCTGCGGACCCCCAGGGCTGCAAGG AATGCCCGTGTAGCCTGACTGGCTCTCGTGGGGACCGTGCCTGTGACCCACAGAGCGGCCGCTGTTTCTGTCTGCCCAACGTCATCGGTCAGCGGTGTGAGATGTGCGCCCCCGATCACTGGAACTTCCGAAGCGGCCGCGGGTGCGAGTCGTGCAACTGTGACCCCCGGAACTCCTACAATCAGAACTGCGACCAG CAGAGCGGTCAGTGCCAGTGCCGACCTGGCTTCGGGGGCCGGACCTGCTCCAGAACGTCCGAGTGTCCAGACAACACTTACGGAGACCTCCGCACTCGCTGCACGC CCTGTGACTGTGACGTCTCTGGGACGGCGAGGGGGGGCTGTGATAAGACCACGGGGGAGTGTATCTGCCGGATCGGGGTAACGGGGCGTCGCTGTGACCGGTGCCAGCGCGGGCACTGCAACCAGTACCCCGCCTGCAAGCAGTGCcacccctgcttccagagcctgGACTCAGAGCTGCAGAGAACCTCCAGTCTGCAGTCCGTCCTCTCTACCCAGGCCAAGGCAGTGCTGGGGGGCTTCGGAGCAGAGAACTGGGGGCCCAACATCGTAGACATGGAGACCACCCTGGGGCAGATCCGGAGgatcctggagagccccctcccCAGCGAGAGTGCACTGAGAGACGCCAGCGCCCGGCTTCAGAGCATGAG GCAGACAGTCCGAGCCATTGACCCGAACCAGGCGCTGCCGGACAGGAGCCCGGTTCTGAACAGAGAGATCGCGGACCTGGTCTCCATTCTGGAGCGCCTCTCCAACCAGTACAGCACCAAGAAGACCCAGCTGGAGAACGTCGCCATCGCGAACCCAGACG GAGCGTACAGCACTATCCGCACGGCCTTCCAGCAGTCGGGGGAGGCAGTGAGGAACGCTGCCGGCTCACAGGGGCTGACGGACCAGGCTGCGAAGACCCGGGGGGAGGCGGAGAGGTTGGAGGGGCGCGTCCAGGAGGACAACAGACTGGCCCTGGAGAGACTGGACAACCAGCTGGGCACCCGGCCAAACCTGACCCCCACCGCTGGCAAg GTGTGTGGCAGCACCCGCTCCACCCCCTGCACTCCCCGGCAGTGTGACGGAGCCCTGTGCCCCGGCCCTGGAGCGCCCCCGTGTGGTGACAGAGGAGACTGCAGAGGAGCCCTGCCCCTGGGAAACAAAGCCTGGAGAGACGCAGAGAAAAGCGAGTCTCGACTGGCTGAGCTCAACGCACAGATCAGACACACTGCACAGCAG ATCAAGGACACCGAGCAGGCAGCCAATGGGGTGAGGATTAACACTGACCGGCTGGCCAATCAGCTGAGCCAGGCCAGGACAGAGCTGGAGAGAGATGTGCAGGAGACGCGAGCGTTCATCAGCCGAGTGCGGGACTTCCTCTCAG ACCCGAAGACAGACCCCGCAGTCATTCAGCAGGTGAGCGAGCAGGTCCTCAGCATGAAGCTGCCTGGCAGCCTGGGGGAGGTCAAGGGCAAGGTGGACCAGATGAAAGCCATCGCGGCCACGCTGCCGGACATCAGCAAAGTCCTGGACAGAACCAGGGCTGAGATCGACAGTGCCaagcagctgctgcaggaggcAGAGGAAGCCAG GGACCGGGCAGCTGCAGTAGAGGAGAAGGTATTTGGCGTGGTGGATGACCTGGGCAGTGCCCAGACTCTGCTCGGCGAGGCAGGGGTTAAAGTCAAGGACACCGGCCGCATTGTGGAAGACATCAAGAGCAAAATCCCACAG ATCCAGGGTAAGCTGGCGCTGGCTGAGAGCTCCGTGGAGGGAGTGGGTGCCCAGCTCGGGGTGATCAAACCCCAGATTGCAGTCCTGAAGGAGCTCCTGGACCAGAACGCCAGGCTGGCGGGACAGACGGACAGGGTGGCGTCGCAGGCCCACACGGAGGCTACCTCTGCTGGCCAG GACCTGGCCACTCTGGAGCAGCAGTACGCCCTGCTGAAGGAGAAGCTGGGAGACTCGGCTGGGGGAGCCGGAGTCCCGGAGGAGAGACTGGGGAAGCTGCAGGAGCAGGCAGGGAGGCTGGTGCAGGACACAGCGGACATGCTGAGAAGGATTGCAG GTAAAGAGAGCTCGCTCCTGCTGGCCGCGGAGGAGCTGGAGCAGAAGGTTCTGAAGCTGGACGGGCTGGAAGAGAAGGTGGCAGAGATCCGGGCCAACATCCAGAAAGCAGTGCACTTACACAGCAACTGCCTGTGA